ACCTGAGCATCTATCCTGCTATCTGCTCACCCTGGAAGAAGATTCACCCCTGGGGCTCAAGCTCTCTGCGGGCGAAACGCAGCCCCTGCCTGAAGATGATGTCCTTGCCGCGCAGTATGATGCGCTCCGCCAAGAGCTGCGGGATGCCGGATTCGAGCAATACGAGATCTCCAATTTCTGCCGGCCTGGCAAGGCTTCGCGGCACAACCTGGCCTATTGGAAAAGCGAGCCCTACCTCGGATTGGGAGCTTCAGCTTCCGGCTGGCTGCCACCCTGGCGCTACGCCAATCCCTCTTCCCTGGAGGAATACAGCCGCGTTCTGGCTGAAGGGGAGATCATGCCCCAAGCCGAGTTTTGCGGCCCGGAAAGGACCAGGGCCGATTATCTCATGATGGGCCTGCGCTTGAGGGAGGGTATCGACCTGAATGCCTATCAGGAGCGCTTTGGGGCAGACCTGTTCGCGGAACGGAGGCCCCAGATAGACAAACTGCTTGCCCTCCATATGCTTGAATCCAGCCCGTCGCGCCTGTGGCTGAGCGAGCGGGCGCTGTTTGTCTCCAACGCCGTGATTGGAGGATTGCTATGAAGCTGGAAGAACTGCGCCAGCTCCTGGCGGAAAACATCCGGGGCCTGGAATTTGACGGAACCACCTACTTCGCTGGAGGCTGCGTCCGCGATTTACACCTGGGCAGGCCCGCTGAGGTCAAGGATGTGGACATTGCGGTGGAACTGCCTGATGGCGGGATCCGCCTGGCCGTTTTCCTCCAGGAATATCTGCCCACGCCCGAGCCCGAGTACCACAGCCGTTTTGGCACCGCCAGCTCACGCTTCCAAGGTGTCCAGCTCGATTTCGCGATGACCCGCAGCGAGGTCTACATCCCCGGAAACCGCTTTCCGCGGGTGGAATTTGCCGAACTCACTGCTGATTGCCTGAGGCGGGATTTCACGGTCAACGCGCTCTACCAGGACGTCATGAGCGGCTGGATCGTCGATCCCAGTGGCAAAGGGATTGCCGATATAATGAGCAATCTCATCCGCTGCGTCCGCGACCCCATTTTGTCCTTTCAGGAAGATCCCTTGCGCCTGCTGCGGGCCCTGCGCTTTGCCGCCGTCCTGGGCTTCGATATCGAGTCAGACACCTACGAGGCCCTGAAAGACAACGCCCCGCTGGTCTTGAGCCTCAGCCAAAGACGCTGCCAGGACGAACAGGCACGCCTTGAAGCCAAGGCCAGTTTCACAGCCCGGCAACGCTGGCTGAGGATGCTGGATGAAACGGGGATCCGGCCCCATCTGGAAAAGAAAGTGCGGCTGGATTGAACCGGCTGTATTGCACACCAATTAGTGAGGAACAATGTCAGGAATAGTCTTTTACAAAACCAAACAGCTGGCCGACACGGTCAAGTTTTACCGCGAGAAGATCGGAATGGAGGTCTGGCTGGACCAGGGGCCTTGCTGCATCCTGAAAAGCGGGAACCTGCTCCTGGGCTTTTGCGAGGGTCCGGAAGCAGAAACATCCGGAGTGATCACCTTCTTTTACGACCGGCGCGAAGAAGTGGACGCGATGTACGCCAAGATGAAAGGCCTGGCCCGGCACGCGCCCCGGCTCAACGAGAAATTCCACATTTATCATTTCTACGCCAGCGATCCCGAGGGCCGGACCCTGGAATTCCAGCATTTCGAACATCCCCTGCTGCCATATCAGACTATTGACGAGGTTCTCAGGCAGCGCCGCAGCATCCGCAAATATAAGGCAGATCCTGTGCCGGACGATCTGTTGGACAGAGTTTTCGAGCTCTGCCGCCACAGCCCCACGGCCAGGAATCTGCAGGCCTATTACTACGTTGTGGTCAGTGACCGCGGCATCCTGGAACGGATCGTGGAACAGCGCGGCCCGGCCGGAAACCCCATCCTCGCGGCGCCTTTGGCCATCGCGGTCTGCGCCAGCGGTGAAGTTTCCCGGCGCAAGGTCCAGGACGCCTGCATCGCGGCCTACCATCTGCTCCTGGCCGCCCACGCCTTAGGCCTCGGGACCTGTTGGGTGACGGATATGGACAACGATCTGGTCAAGGGCCTGCTGGATATTCCCCAGGACGATTATGTGGCCTGCCTCACCCCGCTGGGCTGGCCGGCAGAGCATTTCTCTGTCCCGGACCGGCACAAGGTCTCAGAGTTCGTGCGCTATCTCTGATCTGGCTGGAATCTGACCACATAAGCAGTTTGGATTTCATCCAGGCATCGATCGTCAATCAGGTTTTGGCTTGTTCCCATCCCCCGTGGACGATCTTTCACGGGTCAAAGCAAACTAAGTCTAAGTTTATTTCCTGCATCATGTTATCCGATCTACGGGAACATCCCTCATAGAGACTGTCTCTAAGCCTTACCTTTCATATTGTTGGCTTATCGCTCCCTTTATCATTACGCTATCAATACGGACTCACTACGGACTTTGTCCGTATTGAGTCCGTATTGACACCGTATTGATAAGGGGAGCCAACTGGGCTGGAGTCGAATCCGCCACGCTGGAGTCTGCCTCGCTGGAGTCGAGCGAGGAACGAGCATGGACTCCAGCAATGGACTCCAGCAAACCCCACAACCAGCATAGCTTGGAGTTCAAAGCCCCGCACAAGACTCTAACTTTTCTCACAACCTGAGGGGGCTTTGGACTTCAAGCAATTCGCAAAGCCAGACGCAGTTTGAAGTCCAACCAGGCCATGTTGTCGCAACGGCGTGCGACACTACCTAGGGGCGGACGCAGTTTCCGGCCTATAATAACGCCGTTCAGTCCATTTAGACAGCTCTTTTCAGCCCCTCCGGGGCTTGGTTTTGGGGGTGGCAAATTCCGCTTTGCCACAGCGGCCGAAGGTCGCTCATGCAAATGAATCGGACTCCGACCGATCGCCGAATCGGAATTCGGCTTCCATGTATCCGTCCCTCTGTTTTATAACATCCTCGTTATCCTCTTTTTCCTCTGCATCTGCGTTCTCTTTATCTGCGCACCCAGCGCAAGCAAATAAGCAGCGGCTGTCTCAGAAAGCGTGGCCAAAGTTGAAATACAAGCCCATTCCTTCCTCTCCCAGGCCAACATCCAGGCGGACAATGAAATCGCTCATGTAGTAACGCAGGCCGACCACCGGATTGGAGACCAGGTCCTTCAGGGCCAGTTGCTCCGGAGAGTGGGCAGCCGCGCCGGCGTCGTAGCCCAGAATGCCTCCCAGGCCTTTGTAGATGGGGAAGCGGATCTCGGCATTGGCCACCACGACCGTGTCATCCAAATAGCGGCCGGAGGAGGTTCCGCGCAGGGAAGTGCCGCCTCCCAGGGGCAGTTTGAATTGGAAGGGGATGTCCCCGCCGCTTTGGTATTTGCCCTGCAAACGCAAGGCCAGCACGGTCTTGGGATACCAGAGCACAGTGTAATAGCGCGCGGTGGTGGTGTTGCGCAGGAAAGAGAATTTGCGGCCCCAGGTGAAGCTGAGCGGGTCACGCCGTTCGTTTTCCGCGTCGCCGCGGAGTTGGTCATGCAGCCAGTTCGTTTCCAGTTCGTGCTTCAAATAGAAGCCCCGGCTGGGATTTTTGGCGCTGTTGAGGGTGTCCCAGCGCAGGTTGATGATGTTGCTGAGATAGGCCGTTTCGGTGTCCTTATCCTGCAGATCTTGCTGCAGGGTGGGGGCTTCCCCGAAATTGTAGAGGCTCACGTGGCTGAACTGCGCCCCGATCTGCCCGTTCAGGTAGCGGTTGAAGGGATGGGTGAGAAGCAGGGAAACATCCAGCGGCTCCTTGGTGAAGATCTCCGGGTCGCCGGAATCGGCGTCATAATCCGCGGGGAAGTACTTGCTGTTTATCCACTTGTCATAATCCACCTTGATGTCGAGGCCAGCGGATATTTGCGGCGCTGGCGCAGTTCCTCGTCGGGCAGGGAGAATTCAAATTTGTACCAGCGTTCGCCTTCGGTGCTGTGAAAAAGGATGAGGTCATAGGATTCGTTGGCCTTGAACAGGTTGAACAAATAGCCCTTGGCGCCGTAGCCGAAGCCGGTGTCCGTGTCGTACATGGCGATGGGCAGGCCGGAGATCTTGGTTTTGGCGGAGCGCGGAATGCGGCCAAAAAGCTCCGGAGCTTTTGCCAGAGGCGCGTTCAGATCGAGCTCAGCCAGCACGCCGTAATGGTCGGAGGGATACAGGCCGTTCACAGGCTGGTTGAGCACCGGCCGGTTATTCAGCACGTCTCCGGGCTGGAAAGCCTTGTCCAGCAGGATGTAATCCAGGCGCCGAAGTTGGGCGGAGTCGAAGGCTGTGAATTTTTTCCAATGTGAATTCGGGTTTCCGCGGGCGTCGTGGCCAAACTGCGAATGGAAGGTGTTGCTGTTGCGGAGCGCGTCCCAAGTGGCATATTCCGGCACTTCGGCTGCGGAATCGATGAATTTGCCTTTGGCCAGGATATGTTCCAGCACGCCGGAAGCAGGTTGAGAGTTGAAATCGCCGGCCAAAATGAGAGGGACGTCCGGCTCCAGTCGGGCGATCTTTTTGAGCAGCAGTTTGGCCTCTTTGGCCCGCTGTTTCACCCCCTTTTCCCATTTATCGCGCACTTTGCCACAATCGCTTGCGGACCAGCCTTCCCGGCCGCATAGGGCTTGCAGGCTGTCTTGGAGGGCGGGCGTGAGGTCCGGATAGGCGGAAAGGTGGACGCAGACGAGGTTGAGGGGTTTGTTTTCCCAAACGATCCTGCCGGCCAGGGCGGAGACGGGGTCGTCGACATGGAAGCTGAAATTGTCGGAAAAGACGCCCGGGCTGCCGGCCAGCTTCCAATCCTCGATCTTTTCCAGCTTCAGGCCTTTTTTAGCCAGGATGGCATTGCCTTCCTTGAAACCTTTGGGGATGCCCAGGCCGAAGATCTTGATGCCGCCAACGCAGACCTGGTGGATCTGGTCCATGTTCAAGTCCCGGGCGAGGCGGCGGCTGTATTTGTCCACCGGGTTGACCTCTTGCAGGAAGATGACCTGGGGATCGATCCCACGCAGTTCGGACAGGAGGATCTGATACCGCTGCTCGCGGATTGCGGGGCTTTCCCATTCCCCGAAGGAGGCGAAGCCGATGTAGTCAGAACCGCTCCAGATATTGAAAGTGACGGCTTTGAGGGAGCCATGGTTTTGCACCTCAAGAGCGCCAGACCGGGCAAAACCCAGGGCCAGGCTCAAACAGGCGAAAAGCAGGGCAAACGCTTTTTTCATCTTGCACACTCCTTATTCCGGATAATCCCAAGCGGCGGAAACGGCAACTCCGCCGCCAAACCTGATTGCCGGATCATCTTGATAATGCCGGTATTGAAGAGGGTGCTGGCTTCCAGACCATAGATACACTCGAGGTTACCGTCAATCATGGTGATGTATTTGCCCTGCGGTTCGCGGATGCGGAAACTGAGATAGCTTATCCCGGCCGAGGGTATCTGCCAAATTGACCTGTGTCTCATAACCGCACCTCTCTTCATGCAATGATCCAACTAATTACTGTCCGGGGGAAATTCAATTGCGCTGAAGCAGGCTGGGCTTACAAGGTTCACTCTGATAGTCGGGTTTCAATTGGGGCAATCTTGATGCTCCAGGAAAATATGTCAAGAAATATCTGCATCTGCAAGAAAAGTAATTCTCACGGTCTGTGCCATCCGGATGATCAATGAACAAATATGCCGCCTTGCCAATTCAGGCCATCTGGCTAAGGGTTTGGCGGCCATATGCTTATCGAGGTGCCGAAAGTGGCGGAGCATCTGCTGGGGGCACGGGCAACTATTTTCTTGACTAATATCAACCCCAATTTGAACTGGCTTTTAATAAACAAAACAGGTGATATTGAATGAACTTAAAGGACATAGTTACCCTTCTGGAGGGTGAATTGCTCTCTCCGGATGCGGATCTTGAGGTTGAGGTCCCCTGCGCTTTCGCGTCGGATTTGATCAGCGACATTCTGATGTGCACCAAAGAGCCGACCCTGCTGCTGACCGGCCTGACGAACAACCAGGTGATCAGGCTTTCGGACATGATCGACATAGTTGGGATCATTTTTGTGAGGGGGAAACGGCCTCTGAACGAGATCGTCGAGATGGCCCGGGAGCGCAAGCTGCCCCTGATCTGCACCAACCTGACCATGTACCGTTCCAGCGGACTGCTCTACAATGCGGGACTTCGCAGCTGCAAGATCTGAGATGGCGGAATACTGGCATATCCGCCTGGGACTGGAAGATCCGGTCAAGAAGTTTTTCAGCCAGGCTCCGGAAGCTGACGTGACGCTGGAAGCGGACATCCCGGAAAAGGATTTCAACAGCGCTGGTCGGGGCTCCGCGGAGGTGAAGAACCTGCTGAAGCGGCTGGGCGTGGATCCCGAGGTCCTGCGCCGGGTGGCCGTGGCTGCCTATGAAGCCGAGATCAACGTAGCGGCGCACTCCCTCGGCGGTTCCATGACCAGCAACATCCATCCCGAGCTGATCCACATGGTTTTCCAGGACAACGGGCCCGGCATCGCCGATATCGAACAGGCCATGATCCCGGGTTTTTCCACGGCGGACGAGATGGTGCGCGAGCTCGGTTTCGGAGCGGGATTGGGCCTGCCCAACATCCAGAAGAACGCGGACGCCCTGCACATCTCCTCGGAAAAGGGCGATTCGACCTGCCTGGAAATTATAATCTACTTTAAGAACGATGGACAATAAGAAATACTTTCACGCCCTCCAGATCCTGGAGGATAACTGCACCGGCTGTACGGCCTGCGTGCGGGTTTGCCCCACCGAGGCGATCCGGGTGCGCGACCGCAAGGCCCACATTGACCCCAACCGCTGCGTCGACTGCGGCGAGTGCATCTTTGCCTGCCAGTTCCATGCCATCATCCCGCGCAGCGATCCGCTCGACCTGATCCACAATTTCAAATACAAGGTGGCGATCATCTCCACCTCCTATTTTGGCCAGTTCACCGAGGACATTTCCTACGAGGTGGCCAAACAGGCATTGTATGAACTGGGTTTTGACGACGTGCAGGAAGAGGCGATGGTGACGGAGTTCATGGTCAAGGTGATCCAGAACTACATCCGCGCCAACCGCGACAAGCGGCCGATCATTTCCAGCAACTGCCCCACCGTGGTGCGCCTGATCCAATTGAAATATCCCTCCCTGCTGCCCAATCTCTTCCATCTTGAAGCCCCGATGAGCATCCTCACCCGCTATCTGCGGGAAAAGATCCAGGAGGAGAAAGGCCTGAAGGAGGATGATATCGGCATCTTCCTGATCGTGCCCTGCGCGGCGCACGTAACCGCGGTGCACCAACCCGAAGGGGCCTACAAACACCTGCAGGACGGCGCGTTTTCCATCGGCATGATCTATGGCAAGGTGCGCGAGCACATCAAGAACCTGCAAAACAACCCGCCCCAGATCGCCACGTATCCCAAAGGCCTCACCTGGGCGCTTTCCGGCGTGCAGGCTGAATTGGTCGATTGCGAGGACATCCGCGCCCTATCGGTGAACGGGGTGGAAAACGTGATGGAGATCCTGTCCCGGGTGGAAGACCACTATCTGGACCAATATGACTACATTGTAATGCGCAGCTGCACCAACGGCTGCGTGGGTGGCTGCTTCAACGTGGAGAACCCCTTCGTGGCCATGAGCCGGATTAAAAAGATGATCAAGGAAGGCGAAAACGGTGAGGTCGACATCCACGAACTCGAAGAGCTTTATGATGAGGGCGAATTTGACGTGGCGCCGCTCACGCCCAGGCCGATCATGGAACTGGACACGGATATCAAGGCGGCCATCAGGAAAATGAAGCAGCTCAACGAGATCCTAACCTCCCTGCCGGGCCTGAATTGCAGCGCCTGCGGCTCTCCCAGCTGCTATGCCCTGGCCGAGGACATCGTGCTGGGCAAGGCCACGATCGAAGACTGCGTGGTGCTGCTGAAACGCCATTCCAAAGAGGATGAGCAGGATCCCCAGCAGAAATAGAGATCAATATCAGGAAAAGAATATGCTAAAACTATCTGAATACCAGGCCGCCATAAAGGGGCTCAACCACACTCCGGACCATGATCCGGCAGCTATCCAGATCAGCGGCGCCTACGTCTGCGACATGCTCAGCGACGTGATGGGCAATGCCAAACCGGGACAGGCCTGGATCACCATCATGAAGCATCTGAACACGGTTGCCGTGGCTTCCCTGGCTGGCTTGCCGGCGATCATCTTTGCCAAGGGCAACCAGCCGGACGGGGCGGTGGTGGAAAAAGCCAGCGCGGAAGGCATCTGCCTGATCTCCAGCGATCTGGACACCTTCAGCCTGGCCGGAATTCTCTATAGTATGCTCAACGCTTAGGCCCGAGATGCGCTGGTTCCGGGCCGACCTGCATCTTCATTCGGTGCTTTCACCCTGCGGTGGATTGGAAATGTCCCCCTCCGGACTGATCGCCCGGATCAAGGCCCTCGGGATAGACTGGATGGCCATCACGGACCACAATACTTTGGCCAATTGCCCGGCCTACTATGCGGTCGCTGCCAAAGCGGGGATAAATTTCATCTGGGGCGTCGAACTGCAGACCTCCGAAGAGATCCACATCCTGGTCTATTTTGACGCTCCGCAGGCGGCGCAAACCTTTGGCAACCAGCTTTACGACAGCCTCCTGCCGTTGGCAAACGATACGGATTTCTTCGGGGATCAAGTTATCATTGACGAAAATGAGAACATTTTAGGAATGGAACCCAAAGCGCTGATAAATTCTTCCGCTTGGGATCTCAGCACAGCCGTGGGAAAGGCCCGGGAGCTTGGAGGATACTGCGTTCCGGCCCATATCGACGCCGAGGTGAACAGCATTATCGGACAGCTGGGTTTTCTGCCTGAAGAACCGGAATTTGACCTCTTCGGCATAACGGCCGGAGCTAATCCGGAAACTTTGCTTCGCGGCCACGCGAAGCTGGCAGGGAAATCTTTCCTGCGCGCTTCCGACGCGCATTACCTGGCCGATGTCGGCTCTGGCGTCAGCAGGCTCTGGGTGCGCGAAGCATCCGTGGCCGAGCTGGCCAAAGCCGCGCTGGGCCTTGAAGACCGTAAGATAGTTATATAAAATATACAACAGGAGGAGTGATGACTCCCGGAACCCAGCAAGACAACCTGCTGTATGACAAGCTCAGAGCTGTCATCGCAGAGAGCAAGGGTCTGCGCAATCCCCTGATCGAGGTGTTGCGCGTCGCCCAGGAAATCTTTGGCTACCTGCCTCTCGAGGTGCAGGAATTCGTCGCCACAGAGATGAACATACCCGCCAGCAAGGTCTACGGCGTGGTGACATTCTACAATTTCTTTTCCATGAAACCCCGGGGAAAATACACCCTGAACATCTGCATGGGAACGGCCTGCTACGTTAAAGGAGCCCCGCGCCTCGCTCAGATGATCGAAGAGGAATTGGGGGCCAAGGTCGGCGAGACCACAGCCGACGGCCTCTTTACGATCAGCGCGGTGCGCTGCGTGGGAGCCTGTTCATTGGCGCCGGTGTTCGTGATCGGGGAAGACACCTTTGGCAGGATCGAAACCAGGGACAAGGTCGCGGAAATTCTCAAAAAGTACGAGTAGGCAGTTTACATGCAAGATATTTCCCTGCATCTGCTGGACATAATCGAGAATTCCATCCGCGCGAGAGCCAAAAACATCAAGGTGCGCGTGATCCACAACGTGGCGAAGAACTCCCTGCGCCTGATCGTGGAGGACGACGGCACCGGCATGGACACGGACACCCTGGCCATGGCGCAGAACCCATTTTACACCAGCAAGTCGGAGCGTGAGAAGAAGGTCGGGCTGGGCATTCCGCTGTTCAAGCAGAACGCCGAGCTTACCGACGGCTGTTTCAACATGACCAGCCAACCCGGTTTCGGGACAGTTCTGACGGTTGAATTTACCCTCGACCACATCGACCGGATGCCGCTCGGCAACCTGCGCGCCACCCTTTTGGGCGCCATCATCGGACATCCCGAAGCGGATTTCAACATCATCCTGATCTACCGTGAAAAGGGCAAGGAGCAATCCTTCCATTTCGAAACGGCCGCCATCAAAGAGGAATTGGGCGACATTCCGCTCACCTATCCCGATGTGATCGAATACATAGACCAAAGCTTGAAAGAAGGAATACAAAATACAAACATGGAGGATGTCTGATGAAGACACTCGCAGACCTTAAGAAGATCCGTGAAAAAGCCCAGGAAGACATGAAGCTTCGTGGCGGCAACGTGCGCATCAAGATCGTGGTGGGGATGGGAACATCCGGTATCGCGATGGGAGCCCGCGAAGTCATGAAGACTTTCCTGGAAGAGATTTCCAACCGCAACCTGACCGACGTTCTGGTCACTCAGACTGGCGAAAAGGGCCTTTCCTCGATGGAACCGGTCGTTGACCTGATCGAAGAAGGCAAAGCCAAGGTCACCTATGGCAACATGAATCCGGACAAGGTGAAAAAGGTGGTGGTCGAGCACATCGTGAATGGAAGAGTCGTCTCCGATTACGTAGTGGCAACCGGCGACTGATTGGAGGTTCGCGCATGTCTCTGAAAAGAATCGACCTGCTGATCTGCTGCGGCTCCGGCTGCGTGTCGGCGGGCGCTCTGAAGATCAAGGACCGCTTCCACGAGGTTCTCGCTGAAAAAGGGATCTCCACCGAGATCAACATCATCGAGACCGGATGCATGGGCCCTTGCGACTACGGCCCCGTGATGGTCATCTATCCGGAAGGCATCTTCTACAAGCATGTCACTCCGGAAGATGTGGAGGAGATCGTCTCTGAACATTTCATCAAAGGGCGTCCTGTCCAGCGTTTGATGCTCCAGGACGAGGATAAGGTCATCTCCGTCCAGAAGGAAGTCCCCTTCTACCAGAAACAGGTGAAGGTGGCGCTGGCCAACTGCGGCTACATCGATCCCGAAAGCCTGGATGAATACATCGCCACCGGCGGCTACGAAGCCCTGGGAACGGTTCTCACGGAACTGGACCCCCAGAAGGCGATCGACGTGGTTAAGCAATCCGGCTTGCGCGGACGCGGCGGCGGCGGTTTTCCCACCCACATCAAATGGCAGTTGGTGCACGACGTCCAGGCCGACCAGAAATACATCATCTGCAACGGCGACGAGGGAGATCCAGGCGCTTTCATGGACCGCTCCCTTTTGGAAGGCGACCCCCACCGCATCCTGGAAGGGATGATGCTGGCGGCCTTTTCCATCGGCGCTTCCAAGGGCTTCTTCTACATCCGGGCCGAATATCCCCTGGCGATCAAGCGCATCAAGCAGGCGATCGAGCAGGCTAAGGAAGCCGGACTGATGGGAGATAAGATCTTTGGCTCGGATTTCTGCTTTGATGCCGAGGTCCGCACCGGCGCTGGCGCTTTCGTCTGCGGCGAGGAAATGGCCCTGATCCAATCCCTGCAGGGCGAGCGCGGCAATCCCACGCCCAAGCCGCCGTATCCTGCCACCAAAGGGCTTTGGGGCAAACCGACCGTGGTGAACAACGTGGAAACCCTGGCCAACCTGCCGACCATCTTTCTCAAAGGCGCGGACTGGTTCGCTTCCATGGGAACCGCCACCAGCAAAGGCACCAAGGTCTTTGCCCTCACCGGCGACATCAAGAACACCGGCCTGGTCGAGGTTCCTATGGGCATCACCCTGCGCGAGCTGATCTTTGAAGTGGGCGGCGGCATGACCGGCGGCCACAAGTTCAAGGCTGTCCAGCTTGGCGGGCCTTCCGGAGGCTGCCTCACCCAGGAGCACCTGGATGTTCCCGTGGATTACGAAAGCCTGAAGGAACGAGGCGCGATGATGGGATCCGGTGGCGTGATCGTGATGAACGATCAGAAGTGCATGGTCAATGTGGCCAAGTTCTTCACCGAATTCTGCGTGGATGAATCCTGCGGAAAATGCCCGCCCTGCCGCATCGGCCTCAAGCACATGCACGGCATCCTGGAACGGATCACCTCCGGCCAGGGCAAGGAAGGCGACATCGAGGAACTCCAGCGCCTGGGCGAAACTATCTGCAAGCTTTCGCTCTGCGGCCTGGGACAATCAGCGCCCAATCCGGTGCTCTCCACGATCCGCTATTTCCGCGACGAATATGAGGCCCATATCCGCGACCGGGCTTGCCAGACCAAGGTCTGCCCGGACCTGCTGCATTTCAACATCGACAAATCCCGCTGCATCGGTTGCTCGCTGTGCGCCCGCAAATGCCCGGTCAACTGCATCAGTGGCTCCAGAGAGGAGAAATATACCATCGCCCAGATCGACTGCATCAAATGCGGCAATTGCCAGGACGTCTGTCCCGTGAAGGCGATCGACCGTGTGCCAGGCCTGCACGAAGATGTGGTCAAACATACGGAAGAAGCGCTCCAGAAACTTGGGCGCGAGGAAGAATAAGGAGAACCCATGTATCAAAAAATATGTGCCAAATACACTCCTGATAAAGACAATCTGATCTATATCCTGCACGAGATCCAGGACACGCATCCCCGGCACTACATCTCTGAGGAAGCGGTCCAGGCGGTGTCGGATTATCTGGGCATCCCGCCCAACCACATCTTTGGCGTGCTCACGTTTTACACGATGTACAGCACCAAGCCCCGCGGCAAAAACATTATCCGCCTCTGCGAATCGCCACCCTGCTACATCAAGGGCAGCGAAAACATCCTGCGCAAGCTGAAGGTCCTGCTGGGTGTGGAAACAGGCGAAACCACCAAAGACGGGCTCTTTACCCTCGAGCTCAGCGCCTGCCTCGGCGTGTGCGGAAACGCGCCTGTGATGATGATCAACGACGACGTCTACGGCGACCTCAGCGAGGAAAGCGTCGAGGAGATCATCGCCAGGATCCAAAGGGGGAACCAATGAAATTCTACCGCAGCCACATCCTGGTCGGCATCAACGAAACCTCGCTGCTTGCCGGAGTCCAGGACTTCATCAAGGCCCTGCGCCTCGAACTGGCGAAGCACAACCTGCAGGAGGAGATCAACGTCCTCGAGACCGGCCCCCTGGGCTTTTTCGGACGCGGGATCTGCCTTGCCGTCTATCCGGAGAACGTGAATTACCAGGATGTCAAGCTTGAAGACATCCCCGAACTCGTGGAAGAGCACTTCCTCAAGGGCCGCCCCGTCAACCGGCTGGTGCTGGAAAGCGTGGGCAAGTTCAGCCCCAAATTCGATTATGACAAACGCATCGTGCTCCGCAATTCCGGCATCATCGATCCCGA
The window above is part of the Candidatus Syntrophosphaera sp. genome. Proteins encoded here:
- a CDS encoding ATP-binding protein, with amino-acid sequence MQDISLHLLDIIENSIRARAKNIKVRVIHNVAKNSLRLIVEDDGTGMDTDTLAMAQNPFYTSKSEREKKVGLGIPLFKQNAELTDGCFNMTSQPGFGTVLTVEFTLDHIDRMPLGNLRATLLGAIIGHPEADFNIILIYREKGKEQSFHFETAAIKEELGDIPLTYPDVIEYIDQSLKEGIQNTNMEDV
- the nuoE gene encoding NADH-quinone oxidoreductase subunit NuoE, which produces MYQKICAKYTPDKDNLIYILHEIQDTHPRHYISEEAVQAVSDYLGIPPNHIFGVLTFYTMYSTKPRGKNIIRLCESPPCYIKGSENILRKLKVLLGVETGETTKDGLFTLELSACLGVCGNAPVMMINDDVYGDLSEESVEEIIARIQRGNQ
- a CDS encoding PHP domain-containing protein: MRWFRADLHLHSVLSPCGGLEMSPSGLIARIKALGIDWMAITDHNTLANCPAYYAVAAKAGINFIWGVELQTSEEIHILVYFDAPQAAQTFGNQLYDSLLPLANDTDFFGDQVIIDENENILGMEPKALINSSAWDLSTAVGKARELGGYCVPAHIDAEVNSIIGQLGFLPEEPEFDLFGITAGANPETLLRGHAKLAGKSFLRASDAHYLADVGSGVSRLWVREASVAELAKAALGLEDRKIVI
- a CDS encoding NAD(P)H-dependent oxidoreductase subunit E; this translates as MTPGTQQDNLLYDKLRAVIAESKGLRNPLIEVLRVAQEIFGYLPLEVQEFVATEMNIPASKVYGVVTFYNFFSMKPRGKYTLNICMGTACYVKGAPRLAQMIEEELGAKVGETTADGLFTISAVRCVGACSLAPVFVIGEDTFGRIETRDKVAEILKKYE
- a CDS encoding NADH-quinone oxidoreductase subunit NuoF; the encoded protein is MSLKRIDLLICCGSGCVSAGALKIKDRFHEVLAEKGISTEINIIETGCMGPCDYGPVMVIYPEGIFYKHVTPEDVEEIVSEHFIKGRPVQRLMLQDEDKVISVQKEVPFYQKQVKVALANCGYIDPESLDEYIATGGYEALGTVLTELDPQKAIDVVKQSGLRGRGGGGFPTHIKWQLVHDVQADQKYIICNGDEGDPGAFMDRSLLEGDPHRILEGMMLAAFSIGASKGFFYIRAEYPLAIKRIKQAIEQAKEAGLMGDKIFGSDFCFDAEVRTGAGAFVCGEEMALIQSLQGERGNPTPKPPYPATKGLWGKPTVVNNVETLANLPTIFLKGADWFASMGTATSKGTKVFALTGDIKNTGLVEVPMGITLRELIFEVGGGMTGGHKFKAVQLGGPSGGCLTQEHLDVPVDYESLKERGAMMGSGGVIVMNDQKCMVNVAKFFTEFCVDESCGKCPPCRIGLKHMHGILERITSGQGKEGDIEELQRLGETICKLSLCGLGQSAPNPVLSTIRYFRDEYEAHIRDRACQTKVCPDLLHFNIDKSRCIGCSLCARKCPVNCISGSREEKYTIAQIDCIKCGNCQDVCPVKAIDRVPGLHEDVVKHTEEALQKLGREEE
- a CDS encoding (2Fe-2S) ferredoxin domain-containing protein → MKTLADLKKIREKAQEDMKLRGGNVRIKIVVGMGTSGIAMGAREVMKTFLEEISNRNLTDVLVTQTGEKGLSSMEPVVDLIEEGKAKVTYGNMNPDKVKKVVVEHIVNGRVVSDYVVATGD